The genomic DNA GACTCGAACACACAGCCTCTCCTTTCGAGGGGAGTGGCTGTCCCAGGGACCATTTTATAGGACCACACTTTCGGTCTGAGACGCGTCGCTTGGTGACGCTGTACTACCACAAGCTGTTCTGTTGAAAACAGGAGACCAAAGTGACCCTTATAACTGGCCAGTGGGTGGGAGCAACTCATGAGCTGACAGCTTCAGCATCAGACGTCGTCAGGTGCCGACAAAACTCCAGCCAGTTGGCGGCCTGCTCCtcgctccttcccttccattGTTAACTGTTCCTGCCAACACCGAGACTCAACACCGCTTTCCCCAAAGTTTGCCAACAACAAAGTCCCAATGCCCTACCTCTGACGACACACTTCATTCATTCTTCGACCACATACAACTCTGTCTTTGGGCTCCTCTCCCCGGATTTGTCGTCAAGGTTTACCAAGTTGTCACACAACATATCATTCCATTCAATCACAACCATTCACAAGAGAATCCCAAAGTTGCAAAGCAAGTGTATATCTTATTTActtcatcagcatcattCTATGTACAAGTATGTCCTCAGCTCATCTCATCTCTATCATGTCCCTCTCGGACTCCCTCCCATCTAGCTATATACCGTCCACATCGTcatcccctcatcccctctCCTGGTCCTACGGCTCGAAACCAGCCGCTTAGGAAGCGTTCTGGCGGTAGCTGGTCCAGAAGCTGTTGATTCTGGTCTGCTGGCCGGGGGTGAACTCCTCGTAGCAAGAGTCGATGGAGTAGTCCATGTAGTTGTGGATGGGGTCAACACCGGCCTGGCTGGGGCAGGAGTCACGGCCGACAGGGCAGCCGGAAGAAGCGGAGGCCTGGGCGGGGGTGTCGGAGACGGAGTCACCGGCACCGGTGCAGCCGCCCTGGAAGGTATGGTAGAGACCGAACCAGTGACCAACCTCGTGGGTGGCGGTGTGGCCGAGGTTGTAGTTGGTGGAGCTGCCGCCTGGGGTGGTGCTATAGAGGATGGTGCAGCCGTCGCGGATGTAGGCGGTGGAGCCGGGCGAGGCAGTGGTGGGGAAGTAGCAGTATCCCAAGTTACCACCCATCTTCTGGAGGAAGTAGAGGTTGAGGTCCTTGTAGGTGCCCTTGCGGAGAGCGCGCTTCATGGTCATCTCGTAACCCTTGGAGTCATCAGCCCAGTTGGCGTTGACGGTCTTGTCAGTGCCGGCGAGGGTGAAAGAGATGCCATAGGGGGCAAAAGCCGACTGGAGAACGCTGAACTGGTTGTTGATCATGGTGTCCTGTTGATTTGGTTAGCTACCTGGTGCTGACACCTTTCCAGGGCCTCGAAAGTCGAGCACTTACGGTGAGGTAACCACCGCTGAGGGCAGTAGAAGCAGCCACGACGTGGATATAGACCTTGACGGAGATGGCCTGGGCGGTAACATCACGGGCAGTGAGGTTCCCGGAGCGGTAAGACTCGGCGAGGGCCTGAGCTTCCTCAACAGCGAACTGCTGGGAAACCTGGAGGAGCTCCTCGGAAGGCTCAGGGGCACCGCAGCCGAAACCGcgggaaggttgaggagcCGCAAAGGCAGTCTGGGCCAAACCGGCCGCggcgagagcgagagagaaaCGCATCTTGAAGTTGgtgcaagaagaaggaccgAGAGGAACAGGCAGATCAGAGAATGAGTTGAAGAGCTGAgggctgatgctgatgctgctgatgaaCTTCAAAACCGTTCGAGGGGGGATCTCGTCGTCCTTTTATGCTACCCGATCCTCTCTCTGGCCGTGAACAGGACGAGCGATGTTCGGCCTCGGAGTCGCGCGCTGGATGGAGGATCTGGGACGCAGCTAGGTCCCGTATCGGGCCCATGTCAACAATGGGAAGGTGGACTGGCCAAGACCGAATAGGGGCCCCCCCGAGCTGGAGGTGTGAATACCTGGCAAGTGGTCACGCCTTGATCTGGGTCAATGCAACACTGATTGGGGAACAAGGCGAGAGGAAGACGACTTCCTTCCTGATCGGATTCTAGCCCACCCTACTAGAGAGGAGAAGCACACTAGAAGGGCTTCGCTTGATAGGTCCCGGCTGGGCTTGTGGGTGTGTGGACATGGGACTGTGGGTGCGTGTAGCAGTTCCAGGACCACCACTCTTTTATTCAGCTTTGCCTCTCTGGTCCGTCGACATGAGCTGCGTGGCTGACCACCCATTCgtgcgcctcctccagcttcctgtTGGAATGAGTCCTCGCCAACTTCCCCTTGGGTCCAAGTCATTCGTCGTCCTGGATTGATCCATCATTTGCCCCCTGGGGTccatggtgggtgggtgggaaatGGGAAGGGGCGTGATAAGCGGGTAGGCTGTCCAATCCAAAGGCGGTGCTGAGCAGTTGGACATCCACGACATCCTCCACAGGTCCCCAATGCATGACATATGCGGTCAATACCGAGATTGTCCAACAGGACCGGTAGTTGGGGACCAGTTGTCCAGGGGTgtgggaaaaaagaaaggagCGTGGAGAGATCGGAACGGCACTTGGCTGGGACGCCCGGGGCCTGGCTTGGCGGACTTGGCTGCGACCTCCCTGATCGGGAAGCTGCCGATACGAATGGGACGAAAAGGAACGAAGCTTGTGAATGTTGGAGATAAACCCCCAACAGCGCGCTAGCCACTGTCCAGGCAGGAAGGAGTTTATGCGTGTGCGGGGTGTGTTTCGTGATGCTTGGCCCCTCGTGCTCTTCTCCTGGCGGCCGTTGTCAAAAAACGGACATGTCCACTGAAGATCGGCAGTGAGGGGAGGACCAGTCGAATGGCATTAGTGCCCGGCCTTCCATGTTGAGAATCCCATGCCGGAGCTTCTGCTCAAGCCATCACACATTCCACGGCCAACTTGTTTGAGCGATTTTCGACTTGCTGTGATTCGAGGATGCATGTCGCACTTCGCGCTGATGCCATCCGGGGTCCAGATGCACTGTAATCGTTGCCAAGGCGCTTTGAGTGGGATGCATCACTGTCACTCACCCACACTGCCTGCACAGAACTTTTCTGGAATGAAATATCACCTTGGGCTTATCACGACCACTTCTTCAATGATGGTCATAGAAAGCCAAACCCCATCTGATAACAGAACGCCTCGCCATCACTCCAGGTCAATCTGGTGGCAACGTTCCCCCTGTTGAACATGGGCTTAGGGCCAACGGTGGCCTGCTAGTGTCCAGTCTGCGGGCCGCATCCTTCGCCTTGAACGAAATAAGCACTGTATCTCCGTCCATCTTGGTGCTAGTCTCAACCGCAATGCGGGGGTCGTGGGTGGACCGCGGGCATTGTTGCCCATGATTCACGATATGAATCTGCTTGATATTGAACGCTACCAGTGTTGTAACAGATGATTAGGTACCTATCAAAACTGCTACCTTCTACATTCTGGCTGTTTGGCTACCGCTGCTATTGATAGTACTGTGACGAACTGTGGTGCCAGACTGTGAGCGGGTGATCTCCGTCGTTCGACAGAAAATTGATTGCTCTGCATGGATTTGCGCAGGGACTTGGATTCTTGTCTTCAGCTTTTCCGGGAAACCGGGATCCGATCTGGTCTAAGACTTCATTACATGCTGATTCGTGACTGGAATGTATTGATGCAATTTCAGACATTCCAGCCCCGACAACTTGGAATTGACCCAAGACATGTCTATAACAGGCGAGACACAGCCCAGTCGAGCCCAGTTCGTCGGATTTTCATGACGATTTGGGATCGTGAGCCATGCGCACAGAAGAGTGCCTGAACCACACGAGCGTGGGACGGTTTTGTCTCGAGTACACGCCATAAAGAACAGCATCCGGAATTCGCCCAACTTTCAGTTGTGGATTACCTTAGGTACTCGAAGCCTTCTTTCGATAGTTGTAGGTAGAGTGCATCCAAAATGGCAGGTGATTATGTACTTTCCTATTCTTCTTGGTCCAATGGCCTCAGTTGACGGAAATGGGGAATTAGGTACCAGTGAGAGATAGGTGCGGATCTTGTGGAACTGTCAACACGTCCAGCAGCCTCTTCGATATCTTTAGATAAGAGAAGCCGAGGTGATCAAAGGACAGCAGGACTCGGACTTCCACGATTGGACATTGACCAGGGCGGCGCTGTACTACCCACAAACTGTACATTAGATATAGCGTGGGTAGGCCTCTGTCGGAAGAGGCGTGGGGGCGGGAGGACCCTTTGGCGTAGTGGGCCAGGCCCGTGATGCAGTCATTTCCGTCTCACTGTATGTGAAGCCAATGGCAGGTAGACCTGTGGGTGACCTGCCTCATGCTCTTCCCGCCCACCCTCCCAGCAAGCCACAGCTGCGCGGGGGCGGCTGCTTGTGGAGGGCTTCATGCAGGACTTGGCAGGGGCGGGTTTCTgccctccaagctcaactcATGTACTTTGCTGCTATCGTTTTCACTTCTGCAGTTCAGCCCTAAACCATTAATGGCAAAGTCAACTGCATGTGTCCACGACTGCTGGCAGGCATTGCTGATTAGGTGTTGTCGTTCTCAAGCTCAGCTATCTCGAATTAGCAATTACACTTGTCATCAAATCCTATCCATCAGGTAAGTTTATGACTCTGATGCAGATATGCGTAGACTGTCTGAGTGGAGCCACTCTGGTAAGTTAGGTTATCTTCAGTCTGCATAGGCGTAAAAATAGAAGCTAGGTGGTCTAGACCCAGGTATGAAGTGCTCATTCTTCAGCTCCAGGCAAGCACCTGTCTCGTGACTGTCAGGTAGTAATTCATACTGAGGCCGAGGTGCACGAGGGAAGAAGCCCTTCATTAGGCCCAAGACATCATTGAGGGATCCAATATCGGTCGACTGCTTACCAAACCGCACTGAATATCACCAGAGTTTATATCAGATGCCAATTGGAAAGCTCAGTCACATCATTactgctctgctctgcgaGCGCAGCAACGTTCCGATTGCTCGAGCTTTTAATAACACCAAGAAATTAATCTGGAAAGCAAGAGATATTTAAACAGTTGGTAGCCAGCGTCATTGCTTCATCCCAGACCCTCGCCAAGCCCAtgagcccctgaacccctgaaagTGatccacccaacccaagcatgcacaacatcaacatggcaACATAGGTAATCATACTTTCTCATGTTCCGCCACATGGCTCTGCTTGTCTGAGTCGTGGTGCATAACAGTCTTTGTAACCGCAGCTTCCGCCCTCTGGGCgaactcctccttgtcctcaaACACTGTTGCAAACGTGTTAGAAATTTGAACTGCAACACACTTGAGAGTTTTGGGGCACATACAGAACGCAAGCTCCTCCAAGGATCTGCCGGAAGTCTCCGGCCAGAGAAACCAGATCATAATTGCTTCGGCAAAGATCCAGCAGCAGTAGACCAAGAGATATTTCCATCCGATGGCTTGGGTGCCTTGGTTGGGTTAGTCTCTCCCATGTTTGATTGGTCGGAGTAAGGACTTACCGATCGGGTTGACATTGGTTCCGAAGAACTGAGCGGCCTTACCCCAGAActggaagatggagatgccACGAGCTCGGTTTGCGTAGGGGAAGATCTCGATCAGATATGCTGCCTTTTGTTAGCATTAAGTTTTGACATGTGAACTCGAGAACGAGGCTTACTGTAAGTCAAGGCGTTAAAGCAAAGATTGTACGCAGGGCTGTAGGCGTAAATCCAAAACAAACTCATCTTGGCCGCCACGTCAGACTTGGTATCGATGAAGATGGCTGTGCAAGCTGTCCAAGCCACATAGACTGCCAAGATCGAAATGATACCCGTCAAGTAC from Podospora pseudoanserina strain CBS 124.78 chromosome 2, whole genome shotgun sequence includes the following:
- a CDS encoding hypothetical protein (MEROPS:MER0011122; COG:O; EggNog:ENOG503P4U5): MRFSLALAAAGLAQTAFAAPQPSRGFGCGAPEPSEELLQVSQQFAVEEAQALAESYRSGNLTARDVTAQAISVKVYIHVVAASTALSGGYLTDTMINNQFSVLQSAFAPYGISFTLAGTDKTVNANWADDSKGYEMTMKRALRKGTYKDLNLYFLQKMGGNLGYCYFPTTASPGSTAYIRDGCTILYSTTPGGSSTNYNLGHTATHEVGHWFGLYHTFQGGCTGAGDSVSDTPAQASASSGCPVGRDSCPSQAGVDPIHNYMDYSIDSCYEEFTPGQQTRINSFWTSYRQNAS